A genomic region of Pradoshia eiseniae contains the following coding sequences:
- a CDS encoding ABC transporter permease — protein sequence MYKRLSNILIPVIAVILGLIAGAIVMLASGYSPVDGYIALWEGIFSDTYFIGETIRQVTPYILAGLAVAFAFRTGLFNIGVEGQFLMGWLASVWIGTLFTDLPRLIHLPLAVLAAAVAGALWAFIPGLLKAKFRVHEVITTIMMNYISLHVVNYIISNVLTDRSDKTETIAASATLRSDFFAALTDNSRLHWGFAIAIAGAIIMWFLLEKTTKGYELKAVGFNQHASEYAGISVNKNIIYAMLISGAFAGLAGAMEGLGTFGYIGVKGAHTGVGFDGIAVALLGANTAIGVVLAALLFGGLKYGSLNMPLETGIPTEIIDVVIALIIFFVASSYIIRVFISKISKKKGVE from the coding sequence ATGTATAAACGGCTATCAAATATACTAATCCCTGTAATCGCGGTAATTTTGGGCCTTATTGCAGGTGCTATTGTTATGTTAGCAAGCGGTTATAGCCCAGTTGATGGATATATCGCATTATGGGAAGGCATATTCAGTGACACATATTTCATAGGAGAAACTATTCGCCAAGTAACACCTTATATTCTAGCCGGTTTAGCCGTAGCGTTTGCTTTTAGAACAGGTTTATTCAATATCGGTGTTGAGGGGCAATTCTTGATGGGGTGGCTGGCCTCCGTATGGATCGGAACATTATTCACTGATCTTCCAAGGCTTATCCATCTTCCGCTAGCTGTATTGGCAGCGGCGGTTGCCGGTGCGCTATGGGCTTTCATCCCAGGATTGCTGAAAGCAAAATTCCGTGTTCATGAGGTTATCACAACCATCATGATGAACTATATCTCATTACATGTCGTCAACTACATTATTTCGAATGTATTGACTGACCGATCTGATAAGACAGAAACCATCGCCGCATCTGCTACATTGCGCTCAGACTTTTTCGCAGCGTTGACTGATAACTCGCGCTTGCACTGGGGATTTGCCATCGCGATTGCTGGGGCAATCATTATGTGGTTCCTATTAGAGAAGACAACAAAAGGCTATGAGTTGAAGGCAGTTGGTTTCAATCAGCACGCTTCAGAATACGCAGGAATCAGTGTAAATAAAAACATCATTTATGCCATGCTGATCTCCGGTGCTTTTGCCGGTCTTGCCGGTGCTATGGAGGGGCTTGGAACATTCGGCTACATTGGTGTTAAGGGAGCTCATACAGGCGTAGGTTTTGATGGAATCGCCGTTGCTCTGCTAGGTGCTAACACAGCTATTGGTGTTGTGCTTGCCGCCTTATTATTTGGAGGATTGAAGTACGGCTCCTTGAATATGCCGCTTGAGACAGGCATTCCAACAGAAATTATCGATGTCGTCATCGCGTTGATTATTTTCTTCGTAGCTTCTAGCTACATCATTCGTGTATTTATCAGTAAGATTAGCAAGAAAAAGGGGGTGGAATAA